In one window of Plasmodium berghei ANKA genome assembly, chromosome: 14 DNA:
- a CDS encoding homocysteine S-methyltransferase, putative produces MSKRLYILDGGKISEFERLGLPHFDFLSCKYNDEDKKKAMKSLENIHLSYLLSGSNIITTNTYQVNLHSLEKNNISIEKGEEIINTYIDIAYESCEKYKQIKKRNICLYSDLETYKSPYEYVENFQNIRQNLNVCNSNDKINAHEYFNYLDLQNDIFGNKIKMTKSSENFIAFSNGSYNSSFRNFTEYSGVFQKGNISRDVEKKENENMGFVQNKKQKNKIKKLYNNRLGKEFDIKLNLIHLKKTFKEVRSSIEMVPKCKKLYEKCETNKIENNDFKYDFFPTQKLFNYGIEYYIDVTDEEILANCKFKLEAFCRNKNKLNFFSLLTCTNIREVFTFYNTIKYYATSFNNNIIINFFCNNPKNIGSSNYSFFDIVSLLLYLDSYNKYIYAIGLNCVNINYVYNLFLPFKKYTSTYNNINIELYKSENHQINSFIKNILNDIKKNRYIYDVNFFCSPNKTLEKVSFDNNTVNFQTHSRNIKMHVYNNIEKWINVGINGFGGCCYYTPYDISLINYKLSKIATSCAQ; encoded by the coding sequence atGAGCAAGCGGCTGTACATCCTCGATGGGGGAAAAATAAGTGAATTTGAAAGACTGGGGTTACCCCATTTTGATTTCTTATcatgtaaatataatgatgaagataaaaaaaaagcaatgAAGAGTTTGGAAAACATACATTTAAGTTATTTATTAAGCGGatcaaatataataactaCAAATACATACCAGGTTAATTTACATAgtttggaaaaaaataatataagtaTAGAAAAAGGAgaagaaattataaatacatatatagatatagcATATGAAAGttgtgaaaaatataaacaaataaaaaaaaggaatatatgtttatattctGATTTAGAAACGTATAAATCTCCATATGAATATGTcgaaaattttcaaaatattagacaaaatttaaatgtttGTAATTCTAACGATAAAATTAATGCAcatgaatattttaattatttggatttacaaaatgatatatttggaaacaaaattaaaatgacAAAATCGTCAGAAAACTTTATTGCATTTTCTAACGGTTCATATAATTCATCATTTCGAAATTTTACCGAGTATTCTGGAGTTTTTCAAAAAGGTAATATATCAAGAGATgtggaaaaaaaagaaaatgaaaacatGGGATTTGtccaaaataaaaaacaaaagaataaaattaaaaaattgtacaACAATAGATTAGGTAAAGAATttgatataaaattaaatctaattcatttaaaaaaaacctTTAAAGAAGTTAGAAGTTCTATTGAAATGGTTCCTAAATGTAAGAagttatatgaaaaatgtgaaacgaataaaattgaaaataacgattttaaatatgatttttttccaacacaaaaattatttaattatgggatcgaatattatatagatGTAACAGATGAAGAAATATTAGCTAAttgtaaatttaaattagaAGCATTTTgcagaaataaaaataaactaaattttttttcattattaacATGTACAAACATAAGAGAAGTTTTCACTTTTTATAATaccataaaatattatgcaACAAGctttaataataacataattatcaattttttttgtaataatcCGAAAAATATTGGGTCATCaaattattctttttttgatatagtatctttattattatatttagattcatataacaaatatatttatgctATTGGATTAAATTgtgttaatattaattatgtctacaatttgtttttaccatttaaaaaatatacatctacatataataatataaatattgaattatataaaagtgAAAATCACCaaattaattcatttattaaaaatatattaaatgatatcaaaaaaaatagatatatttatgatgTTAATTTCTTTTGCTCCCCAAATAAAACCCTAGAAAAAGTTTcatttgataataatactGTAAATTTCCAAACACATTCTAGGAACATAAAAATGCatgtttataataatatcgAGAAATGGATTAATGTAGGAATAAATGGTTTTGGTGGATGTTGTTATTATACTCCCTATGACATTTCATtgattaattataaattgtCCAAAATAGCTACATCTTGTGCTCAATGA
- a CDS encoding sentrin-specific protease 1, putative: MIHDKSYRHHHKSNKHVSKHSNSENGKKIGNYNSEKKTRGKYENNININNHDNNKNEKNSGLLWNCMKSLYSSVSSVVKNKIFTNDIIEENNTRHYRNLVSDKFRIIDKKSKKYKEKDLNRNKYSGSVISNDKYSLDTHHKNESIISSKIKENYKKKYDKYNEKNIDKYKDRYEENISQKKKKKKDFTYDFSENDIKNLFMSSNDLIEYPYYQSIQNDLTKIDENNTLPFRNTINDVIHKGLDAVAKHSDSKSTITNNNISKEQNLSSYATKNVSKNSQLHNLDLQNKNILNELMENKQNENHISNIKEEILDNSPINNKFENKNINNLHNYTINLKTNFSHLLFEELHRHEQNVKINKIEKEIENKTNISFNKINYSEKTSMISSIQHSETNIMHEFLENYGMKNKDIEYSKINNIGGKDDKYKESEENYGKKIGEKNSEKNGENNDENDDEDEQIKITTFSKKEKTIKEANKMDDKKSNASNKNYNQPSFLDSLFYSKQNEDEDIIILPNIKSNNSVIDEKINHQKETHIERIIDNNSKFNNDTWSEKDYNKNKFPLPNKMSKPNNNFGEHHINNYIKNNEYIKKMRNQYKALIRVIDTYIDDNINGEGLNNSFINKNDQNTLNNNKIEENITDNSFSKCNEAIKIVDDINLENEDKYVILKYDEDSLIEALEKLRIDKQKEIEKKNKKENKYEKIDKNLFFKCKKKNYYDEAISILNKKSDNNILIEKFNVPLMYSQIKCLIDTCWLNDEIINFYFSMLQEYNETSIKNGLTHFPKMFTFSTFFFQSLNFNDSYNYSKVSRWTKRKKINILEYDLILIPLHVGGNHWTLGAISIKDKHIKLYDSLNMPNKKFFEYMRRYIVDEVKDKTQITIDISPWKYDSNGLPEDGMPCQENGYDCGVFTCMFAKCLTFNRDFDFNQKDIKEIRLKMVYEISQGNLVF; this comes from the exons ATGATACACGATAAATCTTATAGACATCATCATAAATCAAATAAGCATGTAAGCAAACATTCAAATAGcgaaaatggaaaaaaaataggaaattataattctgaaaaaaaaacaaggggaaaatatgaaaataatattaacataaataatcatgataataataaaaatgaaaaaaatagtggACTTTTGTGGAATTGTATGAAAAGTTTATACTCATCTGTTTCTTCAgtagtaaaaaataaaatatttactaaTGACATtatagaagaaaataatacaagACATTATAGAAATTTAGTTTCAGATAAATTTCGAataattgataaaaaatcaaaaaaatataaagaaaaagatttaaatcgaaataaatattcagGAAGTGTAATAAGTAACGATAAATATTCTTTAGACACTCACcataaaaatgaatcaattatttcatctaaaattaaagaaaattataaaaaaaaatatgataaatataatgaaaaaaatatagataaatataaagatcgttatgaagaaaatatttctcaaaaaaaaaaaaaaaaaaaagatttTACATATGATTTTTcagaaaatgatattaaaaactTATTTATGTCAAGTAATGATTTAATAGAATATCCTTATTATCAATCTATTCAAAATgatttaacaaaaattgatgaaaataatactttACCATTTCGAAATACTATAAATGATGTAATACATAAAGGTTTAGATGCAGTTGCAAAACATTCTGATTCTAAATCCACAATTaccaataataatatttccaAGGAACAAAATTTAAGTTCCTATGCGACTAAAAATGTATCTAAAAATTCGCAATTACATAATCTtgatttacaaaataaaaatattttaaatgaattaatggaaaacaaacaaaatgaaaatcatatttctaatataaaagaagaaataTTAGATAATTCAcccataaataataaatttgaaaataaaaatattaataatttacataATTATACTATTAATCTTAAAACGAATTTTTCTCATTTATTATTCGAGGAATTGCATAGGCATGAacaaaatgtaaaaattaacaaaatagaaaaggaaatagaaaataaaacaaatatatcttttaataaaattaattattctGAAAAAACAAGCATGATTTCAAGTATACAACATTCTGAGACAAATATTATGCATGAATTTTTGGAAAATTACGGAATGAAAAATAAGGACATAGAATATTCtaaaattaacaatattGGGGGAAAggatgataaatataaagaatctgaagaaaattatggcaaaaaaattggagaaaaaaatagcgAAAAAAATGGAGAAAATAACGACGAAAATGACGATGAAGATGAACAAATAAAGATTACCACATTTagtaaaaaagaaaaaacaattaaagAGGCCAACAAAATGGATGACAAAAAAAGTAATGctagtaataaaaattataaccAGCCAAGCTTTTTAGATTcacttttttattctaaacaaaatgaagatgaagacataataatattacctaatataaaatcaaaCAATTCTGTaattgatgaaaaaataaatcatcaAAAAGAGACACATATCGAAAGGAtaattgataataatagcaaatttaataatgataCATGGAGTGAAAAagattataataaaaataaatttccTTTACCCAATAAAATGAGTAAACCAAATAACAATTTTGGAGAACATCATATtaacaattatataaaaaataacgaatatataaaaaaaatgagaaatCAATATAAAGCATTAATAAGAGTAATAGATACATATATAGacgataatataaatggtGAAGGTTTAAAcaattcatttattaataaaaatgatcaaaatacactaaataataataaaatcgAGGAAAATATAACAGATAATTCCTTTAGTAAATGTAATGAAGCCATAAAAATTGTTGATGATAttaatttagaaaatgaagataaatatgtaatattaaaatatgatgaaGATTCACTTATTGAAGCATTGGAAAAATTGCGTATTGATAAACAAAaagaaattgaaaaaaaaaataaaaaagaaaataaatatgaaaaaatagataaaaatttattttttaaatgtaaaaaaaaaaattattatgatgaagctatatctatattaaataaaaaaagtgataataatattttaattgaaaaatttaatgttCCCCTTATGTATTCTCAAATCAAATGTCTAATTGATACATGTTGGttaaatgatgaaattattaatttttattttagtaTGTTACaagaatataatgaaacgagtataaaaaatggattaacacattttccaaaaatgtttacatttagtacatttttttttcagtcATTAAATTTCAATGATTCATACAATTATAGTAAAGTATCTAGATGGactaaaagaaaaaaaattaatattttggaATATGATTTAATACTTATACCTTTACATGTTGGTGGAAATCATTGGACATTAGGTGCTATTAGTATAAAGGATAAACacattaaattatatgattctttaaatatgccaaataaaaaattttttgaatatatgaGACGTTATATTGTTGATGAAGTTAAAGACAAAACACAAATAACTATAGACATATCCCCATGGAAATATGATTCTAACGGATTACCTGAG GATGGAATGCCATGTCAGGAAAATGGATATGATTGTGGAGTCTTTACATGCATGTTTGCAAAATGTTTAACTTTTAACAGAGATTTTGATTTTAATCAAAAggatataaaagaaatccGACTGAAAATG GTTTATGAAATATCTCAGGGGAATCTTGTGTTTTAG